A single genomic interval of Prunus dulcis chromosome 5, ALMONDv2, whole genome shotgun sequence harbors:
- the LOC117628406 gene encoding exonuclease 1 yields the protein MGIKDLLRFMKPYISPIHIKKYAGKRVGIDAYSWIHKGAYSCSLELCMNSNSERKLKYIDYFMHRINLLRHHKITPVVVFDGGNVPCKAATAEERHRRRKTNHDLAMAKFKEGDIRAATELFQRAVSVTPSMAHQLIQILRSENIEFVVAPYEADAQLAFLSNLEAEKGGIAAVITEDSDLVAYGCQAVVFKMDQYGNGEEMVLENVFNPVGRTPSFQNFDQELFTGCDFLPSVHGIGIAKAYALVSKYRNLDRALSVLKSQKGNQMPEDYPKCFKEALAVFQHAQIFDAEKKKVKHMKAIPEKLVQSLDGELDFLGPEMPPSVATAIAEGNLDPINMKAFDHFPASRHHQEPIKSQNIGQIQRPETAVVAAEDSCFVSFSSHKSRRKDSTGPTERQNPVSNENKYLNESAALAKLIVPSTNNVTVESTIAPNTIPLKVRHNNPFKKRKDDVHSDQIGSKTKQVSSEAEVEISDTLNVSPSNIKTKVVNNVPSRKRKNDIILEHVESIGEEVSVVTEIESSDILCVTPESQGSVNSKLPKGKRIVKNEKLKRSSFKSSGNKNSSILNFFSRV from the exons CATATTCATGTAGTTTGGAGCTTTGTATGAATTCAAATAGCGAAAGGAAATTGAAATACATAGATTATTTTATGCACCGAATAAATCTGCTTCGTCACCATAAGATAACCCCAGTAGTCGTCTTTGATGGTGGCAATGTACCATGTAAGGCTGCCACTGCAGAGGAGCGCCACAG GAGAAGAAAGACTAATCATGATTTGGCAATGGCAAAATTTAAGGAAGGGGATATTAGAGCTGCCACTGAGCTCTTCCag AGGGCAGTGAGTGTAACTCCATCTATGGCACATCAACTAATACAG ATTCTGAGATCAGAGAATATTGAATTTGTAGTGGCTCCATATGAGGCTGATGCACAGCTAGCATTCCTGTCCAATCTCGAAGCAGAGAAGGGTGGAATTGCTGCAGTTATTACAGAGGATAGTGATCTAGTGGCATATGGTTGCCAAGCT GTTGTCTTTAAGATGGACCAATATGGTAACGGTGAAGAGATGGTGCTGGAGAATGTTTTTAATCCAGTGGGCCGTACACCTTCCTTCCAAAATTTTGATCAGGAATTATTCACGG GCTGTGATTTCCTTCCATCTGTTCATGGTATTGGGATTGCAAAAGCTTATGCCTTGGTTTCTAAGTATCGTAACTTAGATCGT GCTCTATCAGTTTTGAAATCGCAGAAGGGCAATCAAATGCCTGAAGATTACCCCAAATGTTTCAAAGAAGCACTTGCAGTTTTTCAGCATGCTCAAAT ATTTGATgccgaaaagaaaaaggtcaAACATATGAAAGCCATTCCAGAAAAGCTTGTGCAGTCTCTAGATGGAGAACTTGATTTCCTCGGACC AGAAATGCCTCCATCAGTAGCTACTGCAATTGCTGAAGGAAACTTGGACCCCATAAATATGAAGGCATTTGATCATTTCCCAGCTTCTAGACATCATCAAGAACCTATTAAGAGCCAAAATATTGGTCAAATTCAGAGACCTGAGACTGCTGTGGTAGCTGCAGAAGATAGCTGTTTTGTAAGCTTTTCCTCCCATAAAAGCCGAAGGAAAGATAGTACAGGGCCTACAG AAAGGCAGAATCCTgtttcaaatgaaaataagtATTTGAATGAATCTGCAGCACTTGCAAAGCTAATTGTGCCATCGACAAATAATGTAACAGTGGAGAGCACAATAGCACCCAACACCATCCCGTTAAAGGTTCGCCACAACAATCCATTCAAGAAACGGAAAGATGATGTTCACTCAGATCAAATAGGGAGCAAAACTAAACAAGTTTCAAGTGAAGCTGAGGTGGAAATTTCGGACACCTTGAATGTCTCTCCCAGTAACATCAAAACTAAAGTTGTTAACAATGTTCCTtccagaaaaaggaaaaatgatattatcttagAGCATGTAGAAAGCATTGGGGAAGAGGTTTCAGTGGTGACAGAGATAGAGTCTTCAGACATATTGTGTGTAACTCCAGAGTCCCAGGGAAGTGTAAACTCTAAGCTTCCCAAGGGAAAAAGGATAGTGAAAAATGAGAAGTTGAAGAGAAGCAGCTTCAAGAGTTCAGGGAATAAAAATAGCAGTATCTTGAATTTCTTTTCTCGTGTATGA
- the LOC117627723 gene encoding beta-glucosidase 44, whose amino-acid sequence MRAPLLLLSLLLVIQCIAHATEHNEAPVLDPESLNLDTGGLSRASFPKGFVFGTATSAYQVEGMAHKEGRGPSIWDEFIKIPGIVANNGTGEVAVDQYHRYKQDVDLMANLNFDAYRFSISWSRIFPDGTGKVNWKGVAYYNRLINYLIKRGITPYANLYHYDLPLALEKKYLGLLNDEVVKDFADYAEFCFKTFGDRVKNWMTFNEPRVVAALGYDNGFFAPARCSKAYGNCTAGNSSTEPYIAAHHLILSHGAAVQRYREKYQKVQKGRIGILLDFVWYEPLTRSKADNYAAQRARDFHVGWFIHPIVYGEYPRTIQEIVGDRLPKFTKEEVKMVKGSMDFVGINQYTAYYMYDPHQSKPKVLGYQQDWNAGFAYKKNGVPIGPRAYSSWLYQVPWGLYKALTYIKEHYGNPPVILSENGMDNPGNWTRAEVLHDTTRIKFYKSYMIQLKKAVDEGANVLGYFAWSLLDNFEWRLGYTSRFGIVYVDFKTLERYPKMSAYWFKKLLTKTKH is encoded by the exons ATGAGAGCCCCATTGTTGTTGCTTAGTCTTCTTCTTGTTATCCAGTGCATCGCGCATGCAACTGAGCACAATGAAGCTCCAGTCCTTGATCCAGAGAGTCTCAATTTGGACACCGGTGGGCTGAGCAGAGCCAGCTTCCCCAAGGGCTTTGTCTTCGGAACGGCGACTTCCGCTTATCAAGTCGAAGGCATGGCCCACAAGGAGGGTCGTGGCCCCAGCATTTGGGATGAGTTTATTAAAATTCCCG GAATTGTTGCCAATAATGGTACAGGAGAAGTCGCTGTGGACCAGTATCACCGGTACaaa CAAGATGTTGATCTCATGGCAAATCTAAATTTCGATGCCTATCGGTTCTCAATATCATGGTCCAGAATTTTCCCAG ATGGTACTGGGAAAGTCAACTGGAAAGGAGTTGCATACTACAACCGGTTAATTAACTACTTGATCAAAAGAG gCATTACTCCCTATGCAAACTTATACCATTATGATCTTCCCCTTGCACTCGAGAAGAAGTACTTGGGATTGTTAAATGACGAAGTAGT GAAAGATTTTGCTGACTATGCAGAGTTTTGTTTCAAGACATTTGGAGACAGAGTGAAGAACTGGATGACCTTTAATGAGCCTAGAGTGGTGGCTGCTCTTGGCTATGATAATGGTTTCTTTGCTCCGGCACGGTGTTCCAAAGCATATGGAAACTGCACAGCTGGAAATTCATCCACCGAGCCTTATATCGCTGCTCATCATTTGATTTTATCACATGGAGCTGCAGTTCAGAGATACCGTGAGAAGTATCAG AAGGTACAAAAAGGAAGAATTGGTATTCTCTTGGATTTTGTTTGGTATGAGCCTCTTACCAGATCAAAGGCTGACAACTATGCGGCTCAGAGGGCCAGAGACTTTCATGTTGGATG GTTCATCCATCCCATTGTGTATGGAGAGTATCCAAGAACAATCCAAGAAATAGTTGGTGATAGGCTACCTAAGTTCACCAAAGAGGAGGTTAAAATGGTGAAGGGCTCAATGGATTTTGTTGGCATCAACCAATATACTGCTTACTACATGTACGACCCACATCAATCAAAACCAAAGGTCTTGGGGTACCAGCAGGACTGGAATGCAGGATTTGCTT ATAAGAAGAATGGAGTGCCTATTGGTCCTAGG GCATATTCTAGTTGGCTCTACCAAGTACCGTGGGGTTTGTACAAAGCTTTAACGTACATAAAAGAACATTATGGAAACCCACCAGTGATTTTATCTGAAAATG GCATGGATAATCCTGGCAATTGGACACGTGCAGAGGTATTGCACGACACCACAAGGATCAAGTTCTACAAGAGCTATATGATTCAGCTGAAGAAGGCAGTTGATGAAGGAGCCAATGTGCTGGGCTACTTCGCGTGGTCATTGCTCGACAACTTTGAATGGAGGTTGGGATACACTTCAAGATTTGGCATAGTCTATGTTGATTTCAAAACCCTCGAGAGATACCCAAAAATGTCCGCCTACTGGTTCAAGAAGCTACTCACCAAAACCAAGCACTAG